A window of the Parabacteroides merdae ATCC 43184 genome harbors these coding sequences:
- the potA gene encoding polyamine ABC transporter ATP-binding protein, with translation MQKSDCIIGVEHVSKFFGDKAVLNDVNLSVRKGEFVTILGPSGCGKTTLLRLIAGFQTASEGIITIAGKEITQTPPHKRPVNTVFQKYALFPHLNVFNNIAFGLKLKKLPAVVIEKKVKQALKMVGMTDYEYRDVDSLSGGQQQRVAIARAIVNEPEVLLLDEPLAALDLKMRKDMQMELKEMHKSLGITFIYVTHDQEEALTLSDTIVVMSEGKIQQIGTPIDIYNEPINSFVADFIGESNILNGLMIKDKLVSFAGHEFECVDEGFGERTPVDVVLRPEDIYIFEPSEAAMLTGTVTSSIFKGVHYEMMVQTPEGYEFMVQDYHCFDAGQEVGLLVKPFDIHVMKKERICNTFEGKMVDATHVEFLGCTFECREVSGIDSEAPVQVEVDFDRVILEDNEEDGRLTGEVKFILYKGNHYHLTVFTDWDEDIFVDTNDVWDDGDRVGITIAPENIRIVQSTKKEGSDK, from the coding sequence ATGCAAAAATCTGACTGCATCATTGGTGTGGAGCATGTGTCTAAATTCTTTGGAGACAAGGCCGTATTGAATGATGTGAATTTGTCTGTCCGTAAGGGCGAGTTTGTAACCATTCTGGGGCCGTCCGGTTGCGGGAAGACGACATTGTTGCGTCTGATTGCCGGATTCCAGACAGCTTCTGAGGGTATAATAACCATTGCGGGGAAAGAAATTACGCAAACACCCCCTCATAAACGTCCAGTTAATACTGTATTTCAGAAATACGCTCTTTTCCCTCATCTGAATGTCTTCAATAACATCGCTTTCGGCTTGAAGCTGAAAAAACTTCCGGCTGTCGTGATCGAGAAAAAGGTGAAGCAGGCCCTCAAGATGGTAGGAATGACCGATTATGAGTACCGTGATGTGGATTCCCTTTCCGGCGGACAGCAACAACGTGTCGCGATTGCCAGAGCTATCGTGAACGAACCGGAAGTGCTCCTGCTGGACGAACCGCTGGCGGCTCTTGACCTCAAGATGCGCAAGGATATGCAGATGGAGTTGAAGGAAATGCATAAGTCTCTCGGAATCACCTTTATCTATGTTACTCACGATCAGGAAGAAGCACTCACCCTGAGCGATACGATCGTCGTGATGAGCGAAGGGAAGATCCAGCAGATCGGGACGCCTATTGACATTTATAACGAACCGATCAACTCCTTTGTCGCCGACTTTATCGGCGAAAGCAATATTCTGAACGGACTGATGATCAAAGATAAGTTGGTATCCTTTGCCGGGCATGAGTTCGAATGCGTAGACGAAGGTTTCGGCGAACGGACCCCGGTAGATGTCGTGCTCCGCCCGGAAGACATTTATATTTTCGAGCCGTCTGAAGCCGCCATGCTGACCGGGACGGTTACCTCTTCCATTTTCAAGGGCGTTCACTACGAGATGATGGTGCAGACGCCGGAAGGCTATGAGTTCATGGTACAGGACTACCATTGTTTCGATGCCGGGCAGGAAGTCGGTTTGCTGGTCAAACCATTTGATATCCATGTGATGAAAAAGGAACGTATCTGCAATACGTTCGAAGGAAAGATGGTGGATGCCACGCATGTGGAATTTTTAGGCTGTACGTTCGAATGCCGAGAGGTATCCGGCATTGACTCGGAAGCACCCGTGCAGGTCGAAGTAGATTTTGACCGCGTCATTCTGGAAGACAACGAGGAAGACGGCCGTCTGACCGGTGAAGTGAAATTTATCCTCTACAAAGGCAACCATTATCATCTGACGGTGTTTACCGACTGGGACGAAGATATCTTTGTCGATACGAATGATGTTTGGGACGATGGCGACCGGGTCGGAATCACGATCGCTCCCGAAAATATACGGATTGTTCAATCAACTAAAAAGGAAGGAAGTGATAAGTAA
- a CDS encoding glycoside hydrolase family 2 protein has translation MKYLFVACLLCLSVLSAVAKVPAMNKIRLTNNWEYLKGDLGGIWEAVRPAAPGSSEAVPIWQPVTLPHCFNAEDAVDPDVNYYEGPGWYKTLLAIDNPYRNGRIVLDFDGAGQKTDVYVYTTHVGSHVGGYDSWNVDITDAVKAFLGSKDAERFKGKVPLSIRCDNSRDLEMIPSDLADFNIYGGLYRYLNLVYLPEVSFEQIHLESSLSSNLKEGILKVKTSFYNPEDIRKADVTVSVYDVDRKPVFSKTLEGILPLGDQLLAKMKIKNPVLWDVDVPQLYTCELTVKTPDQTFTTEERFGFRHTEFKDKGPFFLNGKRLLLRGTHRHEDHAGVAQAMTEDMMRREMRMMKDMGVNFIRLGHYQQSEIILDLCDELGILVWEEIPWCRGGLGGDVYKKQARRMLANMIVQHHNHPAVIIWGLGNENDWPNDFNTFDKSAIRAFMKELHDMAHRLDDTRMTAIRRCEFCNDIVDVYSPSIWAGWYRGVFTDYKSISEQEMQKVKHFLHVEWGGDSHARRHSEDAFYNLKNIEAGKGGDERAGDASLYGGVPRASRDGDWSESYVVRLIDWHLKEQETMPWLTGTAYWPFKDFSTPVRPDNPVPYVNQKGVVERDFTPKESYYVFQSYWTEKPMIHIYGHTWPVRWGGKDDRKEILVYSNCDEVELFVNGVSQGVKRRNSQDYPAAGLRWNCVYQEGMNEIRAVGVKKKEKKEVSDVIRQEYQTAKWDKEAACQVSLLSEEGDTALVQVQLIDKNGIRCLSSKKQITFEIAGDGSLICNLGTSTGSRKVQAYNGRALIRIKRNEGNSVVAVKSEGLPTAFLELKSPK, from the coding sequence ATGAAGTACTTGTTTGTTGCATGCTTATTGTGTTTGTCCGTTCTGTCGGCTGTGGCGAAAGTGCCTGCTATGAATAAGATTCGGCTGACGAACAATTGGGAATATCTGAAAGGTGATTTGGGGGGAATCTGGGAGGCTGTACGTCCTGCCGCACCCGGCAGTTCGGAGGCGGTTCCCATCTGGCAGCCTGTTACGTTACCTCATTGTTTTAATGCCGAAGATGCTGTTGATCCGGACGTGAATTATTATGAAGGTCCGGGATGGTATAAAACTTTGCTGGCGATAGACAATCCCTATCGGAACGGGCGGATCGTACTCGATTTCGACGGGGCGGGACAGAAGACGGATGTCTATGTCTATACGACTCATGTCGGTAGCCATGTTGGCGGTTATGACAGTTGGAATGTCGATATTACGGATGCGGTAAAAGCATTTCTCGGCAGTAAAGATGCGGAACGTTTCAAAGGGAAAGTACCTTTGTCGATCCGTTGCGATAATTCACGTGATCTGGAAATGATACCATCCGATCTGGCTGATTTCAATATCTATGGTGGTCTGTACCGGTATTTGAACTTGGTGTACCTGCCTGAAGTTTCTTTTGAACAGATTCATTTGGAATCTTCCCTCTCTTCTAACTTGAAAGAAGGTATATTGAAGGTGAAAACTTCGTTTTATAATCCGGAAGATATAAGGAAGGCGGATGTGACCGTTTCCGTTTACGATGTGGACCGTAAACCAGTCTTCTCGAAAACACTGGAAGGAATACTTCCTTTGGGTGACCAGCTTTTAGCAAAGATGAAGATCAAGAATCCGGTATTGTGGGACGTGGATGTGCCACAACTCTATACTTGCGAGTTGACTGTAAAGACACCGGATCAGACTTTCACGACGGAAGAACGCTTCGGTTTCCGCCATACGGAGTTTAAGGACAAAGGTCCATTCTTCCTGAACGGCAAACGTTTGCTGTTGCGAGGTACGCATCGCCATGAGGATCACGCTGGTGTGGCACAAGCCATGACGGAAGATATGATGCGTCGTGAAATGCGGATGATGAAAGATATGGGCGTGAACTTTATCCGTTTAGGACATTACCAACAATCTGAAATCATTCTGGACCTTTGCGACGAATTGGGCATTCTGGTATGGGAAGAAATTCCTTGGTGTCGGGGCGGTCTTGGAGGCGATGTCTACAAAAAACAAGCCCGTCGGATGCTTGCTAATATGATCGTCCAGCATCATAATCATCCGGCTGTCATCATCTGGGGGTTGGGTAATGAGAATGACTGGCCTAACGATTTCAATACGTTCGACAAGAGTGCGATCCGTGCTTTCATGAAAGAGTTGCACGACATGGCGCACCGTTTAGACGACACACGTATGACGGCGATCCGCCGGTGTGAATTTTGTAATGATATTGTTGATGTCTATTCACCTTCTATCTGGGCTGGTTGGTATCGGGGTGTCTTTACCGATTATAAATCGATCTCAGAACAGGAGATGCAGAAGGTAAAACACTTCCTGCATGTAGAGTGGGGAGGTGACAGCCATGCCCGTCGTCATTCGGAAGATGCTTTTTATAATCTGAAGAACATCGAGGCAGGAAAGGGCGGTGATGAACGTGCCGGCGATGCTTCCTTATATGGTGGCGTTCCACGTGCTTCGCGCGATGGCGATTGGTCGGAAAGTTATGTGGTCCGTCTGATCGACTGGCATCTGAAAGAGCAGGAGACGATGCCGTGGCTGACCGGTACAGCCTACTGGCCTTTTAAAGATTTTTCGACTCCGGTCCGTCCCGACAATCCTGTCCCTTATGTCAATCAGAAGGGGGTGGTTGAACGCGATTTTACTCCGAAAGAAAGCTACTATGTGTTCCAGTCTTACTGGACGGAGAAGCCGATGATCCATATCTACGGTCATACCTGGCCGGTTCGCTGGGGTGGAAAAGATGACCGCAAGGAAATCTTGGTATATTCTAACTGCGACGAAGTGGAGCTTTTTGTCAATGGTGTGAGCCAGGGTGTGAAACGGCGTAATAGTCAGGATTACCCGGCTGCCGGGTTGCGCTGGAATTGTGTTTATCAGGAAGGCATGAACGAAATACGGGCTGTCGGTGTAAAGAAAAAGGAGAAGAAGGAGGTTTCTGATGTCATTCGTCAGGAATACCAGACTGCTAAATGGGATAAAGAAGCCGCTTGCCAAGTGAGCTTGCTTTCCGAAGAGGGAGATACGGCTTTGGTACAGGTACAACTGATCGATAAAAACGGCATCCGTTGTCTCAGCTCCAAAAAGCAGATTACGTTTGAGATTGCCGGAGATGGCAGCCTGATCTGCAATTTAGGAACTTCGACCGGTAGTCGTAAAGTACAGGCGTATAATGGTCGTGCCCTGATCCGTATCAAACGGAACGAGGGTAATAGCGTGGTTGCTGTTAAATCGGAAGGCCTGCCGACTGCATTCCTGGAATTGAAGAGTCCCAAGTAG
- a CDS encoding ABC transporter permease, translating to MMTKWMAKGYLWLLLVLLYSPILIIMIFSFTEAKVLGNWTGFSTKLYSSLFTGGVQRSLVSALWNTFAIAMIAATVSTLLGSIAAIGIFNLRSRTRQVMNFANAIPMMNADIITGVSLFLLFVSFGVSQGFTTVVLAHITFCTPYVVLSVMPRLKKMNQNVYEAALDLGATPFQALRKVILPEIRPGMISGFILAFTLSIDDFAVTIFTIGNEGLETLSTFIYADARKGGLTPELRPLSTIIFVTVLVLLIVINKRAEKSKS from the coding sequence ATGATGACGAAATGGATGGCAAAAGGGTATTTGTGGCTACTGTTGGTGCTGCTATATTCCCCGATTCTGATTATTATGATTTTCTCGTTTACCGAAGCGAAAGTCTTGGGAAACTGGACGGGATTTTCAACCAAATTGTATAGTTCGCTGTTTACAGGAGGCGTGCAGCGTTCGTTGGTGAGTGCGTTGTGGAATACGTTCGCCATTGCGATGATCGCGGCGACCGTCTCCACGCTGTTGGGTAGTATTGCGGCTATCGGTATTTTCAACCTGCGATCACGGACCCGCCAGGTAATGAATTTTGCTAATGCGATCCCGATGATGAATGCAGATATTATTACGGGCGTATCCCTTTTCCTGCTGTTCGTGAGTTTTGGCGTTTCACAGGGATTCACGACGGTCGTGCTGGCGCATATCACGTTCTGCACGCCCTATGTGGTGCTGAGTGTCATGCCACGCCTGAAAAAGATGAACCAGAATGTCTATGAGGCGGCGCTCGATTTGGGGGCGACTCCTTTCCAGGCGTTGCGCAAGGTGATCCTGCCGGAGATTCGTCCGGGCATGATCAGCGGCTTTATACTGGCTTTTACGCTTTCGATCGATGATTTTGCTGTTACCATCTTTACGATCGGCAACGAGGGACTGGAAACCCTATCGACCTTTATTTATGCGGATGCCCGCAAAGGGGGACTGACACCGGAGTTGCGTCCGCTGTCAACTATCATTTTCGTGACGGTGCTTGTCCTTTTGATTGTGATTAATAAACGGGCGGAGAAGTCCAAAAGCTAA
- a CDS encoding glycoside hydrolase family protein, which produces MKLKILFFVFLLVCSSCALDKRDIISSNFDFADIQLKHAFVEMDSVYKSTDKLLANPRNIDPNGFLRMVASHDWTSGFFPGELWYMYEYTKDDFWKEKARKQTELLEQEKWNGSTHDMGFKMYCSYGNGYRLTQDSGYKDILLQSAYTLIRRYNPKVGCIRSWDHNRDKWQYPVIIDNMMNLELLFWAFRTNGDSIFYQVAVDHARTTMKNHFRKDYSSYHVIDYDTLTGAVLHKNTHQGYSDASAWSRGQAWGLYGYTMCYRETGLPEFLERAKQIASYIFSNPTLPDDLIPYWDYNAPGIPDEPRDVSAATVTASALYELSMYDETNRTGYVDRADRILENLTNRYRASVGKDCGFLLLHSTGSKTHGSEVDVPIVYADYYYLEALLRKAKLEKEGTALL; this is translated from the coding sequence ATGAAACTGAAAATTCTTTTTTTTGTTTTTCTGCTTGTCTGTAGTTCCTGTGCTTTGGACAAGAGGGATATTATCAGTTCGAATTTTGATTTTGCCGATATACAGTTGAAACATGCATTCGTGGAAATGGATTCGGTTTATAAAAGTACGGACAAGCTGCTTGCCAATCCTCGCAATATCGATCCGAACGGTTTCCTGCGCATGGTGGCATCCCATGATTGGACAAGCGGTTTTTTCCCAGGCGAACTTTGGTATATGTATGAATATACTAAAGATGATTTTTGGAAGGAGAAGGCCAGGAAACAGACTGAACTGCTTGAACAGGAGAAATGGAATGGGAGTACCCACGATATGGGCTTTAAAATGTATTGTAGCTATGGTAACGGTTATCGGTTGACTCAGGATTCTGGTTATAAGGATATTCTGTTGCAGTCTGCCTACACCCTGATCAGACGTTACAATCCAAAAGTGGGTTGTATCCGTTCCTGGGATCATAACAGGGATAAATGGCAGTATCCCGTAATCATCGATAATATGATGAATCTGGAACTACTTTTCTGGGCTTTCCGTACGAATGGCGATTCCATTTTCTACCAGGTTGCAGTCGACCATGCCCGTACTACGATGAAGAATCATTTTCGTAAGGACTACAGTTCCTATCATGTTATCGACTATGATACGTTGACCGGCGCAGTCTTGCATAAAAACACCCATCAGGGGTATTCCGATGCTTCGGCTTGGTCGCGTGGACAAGCGTGGGGATTGTACGGCTATACGATGTGCTATCGAGAAACTGGATTGCCTGAATTTTTGGAACGTGCCAAACAAATTGCCTCTTATATTTTCTCCAATCCTACATTGCCGGACGATTTGATACCTTATTGGGATTATAATGCTCCAGGAATACCGGACGAGCCGCGTGATGTATCGGCGGCCACCGTTACGGCTTCTGCTCTTTACGAGTTGAGTATGTATGATGAAACGAATAGAACCGGATATGTGGATAGGGCTGATAGGATATTGGAAAATCTGACGAACCGTTATCGGGCAAGTGTAGGGAAAGACTGTGGTTTCCTGCTTTTGCATAGTACCGGTTCCAAGACTCACGGTTCGGAAGTGGATGTGCCGATCGTATATGCGGATTATTACTATCTGGAAGCCTTGTTGCGAAAAGCCAAATTGGAAAAAGAAGGAACTGCTCTCTTGTAA
- a CDS encoding ABC transporter permease has protein sequence MRRKNWTIPYALFLAVFVVMPLLLIVLYAFTDADGAFTFANFRKFMVHPEAMNTFVYSIGIAIITTLACLILGYPAAYILSQERFNTSRTMVVLFILPMWVNILIRTLATVALFDFLNLPLGEGALVFGMVYNFLPFMIYPIYNTLQKMDRSLIEAAQDLGANPFQVFMKTILPLSMPGVMSGIVMVFMPTVSTFAIAELLTMNNIKLFGTTVQENIYNGMWNYGAALSLIMLLLIGVTILFTNEEDSASNEGGGVI, from the coding sequence ATGCGGCGTAAGAACTGGACGATTCCTTATGCCCTGTTTTTGGCTGTCTTTGTCGTAATGCCCTTGTTGTTGATCGTATTATATGCGTTTACAGATGCCGACGGAGCGTTCACTTTTGCTAATTTCCGTAAGTTCATGGTACACCCCGAAGCGATGAATACGTTCGTCTATTCGATCGGGATTGCTATTATCACCACACTTGCCTGTCTCATCCTTGGCTATCCGGCAGCTTATATCCTGAGCCAGGAGCGTTTTAACACTTCCCGGACGATGGTCGTGCTATTCATCCTGCCGATGTGGGTGAATATCCTGATCCGTACGCTGGCTACGGTAGCATTGTTCGATTTCCTAAACCTGCCGTTGGGAGAGGGGGCGTTGGTTTTCGGTATGGTGTATAACTTTCTCCCGTTCATGATCTATCCGATTTATAATACGTTGCAAAAGATGGACCGCAGCCTGATCGAGGCGGCCCAGGACTTGGGAGCCAATCCGTTTCAGGTCTTTATGAAAACGATTCTGCCTCTTTCGATGCCCGGCGTGATGAGCGGGATCGTCATGGTTTTCATGCCGACGGTTTCCACGTTTGCCATTGCCGAATTACTGACGATGAATAACATCAAACTGTTCGGTACGACCGTGCAAGAAAATATCTATAACGGTATGTGGAATTATGGAGCGGCGCTTTCTCTTATTATGCTGTTGCTGATTGGTGTTACCATCCTCTTTACGAATGAAGAGGACAGTGCTTCGAACGAAGGGGGAGGTGTGATATGA
- a CDS encoding ABC transporter substrate-binding protein: MNKLITIIASCLFLLTFMSSCNRTDEERSHILKVYNWADYIDEDVLAEFPAWYKEQTGEDIRIIYQVFDINEIMLTKIERGHEDFDLICPSEYIIERMLKKNLLVPIDRNFGKTPDYLDNVSPYIRGQLNKLSQPGRKTTDYVVPYMWGTAGILYNKQFVEEKEVESWECLWDSKFRNKILMKDSYRDSYGTAIIYAHAKELEDGTVTVEQLMNDNSPEAIAIAEELLKKMKPNIAGWEADFGKEMMTKGKAWLNFTWSGDAVWAMDEAEAVGVELDYEVPREGSNIWYDGWAIPKYARNVKAASYFIDYLCRPDVALRNMDAIGYVSAIATPEIMEAKIDSTIETVSDLSYFFGPGADSIRINPVQYPDRKVVERCAMIRDFGDRTELVLEMWSRVKGDNLNTGIVLLIFAVFGVLFVWLVYRRIRQYKQRQRHHRRRRRW; encoded by the coding sequence ATGAATAAACTGATTACAATAATAGCGAGTTGCCTCTTTCTTTTGACTTTCATGTCTTCATGCAATCGTACGGATGAGGAGCGCAGTCATATTCTGAAAGTCTACAATTGGGCAGACTATATCGACGAGGATGTCTTGGCCGAATTTCCCGCTTGGTACAAGGAGCAGACCGGCGAAGATATCCGGATTATCTACCAGGTGTTCGATATCAATGAGATCATGCTTACCAAAATCGAACGCGGGCATGAAGATTTCGACCTGATCTGTCCGTCCGAATATATAATCGAACGGATGTTGAAGAAAAACCTTCTTGTCCCGATAGACCGCAATTTCGGAAAGACACCGGATTATCTGGATAATGTCTCTCCCTATATCCGCGGGCAACTGAACAAGCTAAGCCAGCCGGGACGGAAAACGACCGACTATGTCGTCCCTTATATGTGGGGAACGGCTGGGATTTTGTATAACAAGCAGTTCGTGGAGGAGAAAGAGGTCGAAAGCTGGGAGTGTCTTTGGGATTCGAAGTTCAGAAACAAGATATTGATGAAAGACAGCTATCGTGACTCCTATGGTACGGCCATTATCTACGCCCATGCGAAGGAACTGGAAGATGGGACCGTGACGGTCGAGCAACTGATGAACGACAATTCTCCCGAAGCGATCGCCATAGCCGAAGAACTTCTGAAAAAGATGAAACCCAACATTGCCGGTTGGGAAGCCGATTTCGGCAAGGAAATGATGACGAAAGGCAAAGCCTGGCTCAATTTTACCTGGAGCGGCGATGCGGTCTGGGCGATGGACGAAGCGGAGGCTGTCGGGGTGGAACTGGACTATGAAGTGCCCCGAGAAGGCAGCAATATCTGGTATGACGGCTGGGCGATCCCTAAATATGCCCGTAATGTAAAGGCGGCCAGTTATTTTATTGATTATCTTTGTCGTCCGGACGTCGCTTTGCGGAATATGGATGCCATCGGTTACGTCAGTGCCATTGCGACTCCCGAAATTATGGAAGCCAAGATCGATTCGACAATCGAGACAGTTTCCGACTTGAGTTATTTCTTCGGTCCCGGTGCGGATAGCATCCGGATCAATCCGGTACAATACCCCGACCGCAAGGTGGTAGAACGTTGTGCCATGATCCGCGATTTCGGAGATCGGACGGAACTTGTTTTGGAAATGTGGAGCCGCGTGAAAGGAGATAACTTGAATACAGGGATCGTCTTGCTGATCTTTGCCGTGTTCGGAGTGTTATTTGTCTGGCTGGTATATCGCAGGATACGTCAATATAAACAGCGGCAACGGCATCACCGGCGTCGTCGCCGCTGGTAG
- a CDS encoding uracil-xanthine permease family protein translates to MDNMKPLNPIQKTVVGVQFLFVAFGATVLVPLLVGLDPSTALFTAGIGTLIFHLVTKGKVPIFLGSSFAFVAPIIKATELYGLPGTMSGLVAVGTVYGLMSLLVRWRGIGFIKRLFPPVVIGPVIILIGLSLAGSGVNMAKENWPLALVALLSAILASMLGRGMLRLIPIFCGIIVGYLTASLFGLIDFKPVIEAPWFAFPQFVKPSLSWEAVIFMIPVTIAPVIEHIGDVYAINEVTGKDFVKDPGLHRTMLGDGLACIVAGLIGGPPVTTYSEVTGAISLTKITDPAVIRIAAVSGIIFSVFGKVSALLKSIPAAVLGGIMLLLFGTIAAVGINSLIQNRTNLGDTRNLIIVSLILTFGIGGAAIEFGGFTMAGIGLSALLGVFLNLVLPKSKTLP, encoded by the coding sequence ATGGATAATATGAAACCCCTGAACCCCATTCAGAAAACGGTTGTTGGCGTTCAGTTCCTTTTTGTGGCGTTTGGTGCGACTGTTCTCGTTCCTTTGCTGGTTGGCCTTGATCCTTCTACCGCCCTTTTTACTGCTGGTATCGGCACGTTGATCTTTCATTTGGTGACGAAAGGGAAAGTTCCTATTTTTCTGGGAAGCAGTTTCGCTTTTGTGGCGCCTATCATAAAGGCGACGGAATTGTATGGGTTGCCCGGTACGATGTCCGGCCTGGTGGCTGTGGGGACCGTCTATGGGTTGATGAGCTTGTTGGTCCGGTGGAGAGGAATCGGTTTTATCAAGCGGCTTTTTCCGCCGGTGGTGATCGGGCCGGTTATTATTCTGATCGGCCTCTCGCTGGCAGGCTCAGGTGTGAATATGGCAAAAGAGAACTGGCCGTTGGCGCTGGTAGCCCTGCTTTCCGCTATTCTCGCCTCTATGTTGGGTCGGGGAATGTTGAGATTGATCCCTATCTTCTGTGGAATCATCGTCGGGTATCTGACTGCGAGTCTGTTCGGCTTGATCGACTTCAAGCCTGTGATAGAAGCTCCTTGGTTTGCATTTCCGCAATTTGTAAAGCCTTCATTGTCGTGGGAAGCGGTTATTTTTATGATTCCGGTGACGATTGCTCCGGTGATCGAACATATAGGCGATGTGTACGCAATCAACGAGGTGACGGGCAAGGATTTCGTAAAAGATCCGGGACTTCACCGCACGATGTTGGGAGACGGCCTGGCATGTATCGTCGCCGGATTGATCGGCGGTCCTCCCGTCACGACCTATTCGGAGGTGACAGGAGCTATTTCGCTGACAAAGATTACAGACCCGGCCGTTATCCGTATTGCTGCCGTAAGCGGTATCATCTTTTCTGTGTTTGGGAAGGTCAGCGCGTTGCTTAAATCGATTCCCGCCGCCGTGTTGGGGGGCATCATGTTGCTGCTGTTCGGAACGATTGCCGCTGTCGGCATCAACAGCTTGATCCAGAATCGGACCAATCTGGGCGACACTCGCAACCTGATCATCGTCTCATTGATCCTGACTTTCGGGATTGGTGGTGCTGCCATTGAATTTGGCGGTTTCACGATGGCCGGTATCGGGCTTTCGGCTTTACTGGGAGTCTTTTTGAACCTGGTGTTGCCTAAGAGCAAGACTCTACCGTAA